DNA from Chroicocephalus ridibundus chromosome 23, bChrRid1.1, whole genome shotgun sequence:
GCGGGGCAGAAGACCGGAGGATatgggatgccccatccctggaagggtccaaggccaggttggccggggcttggagcaacctgggctggtgggaggtgtccctgcccagggcagggggtggcactgggtgggctttaaggtcccttccaacccaaaccattctatgaaattctCCCTCCCTGCGCTCCCCTGCCAGCTGTTACTCACTTTCTGTGGAAGGCGtgctggcacggcagcacccccagctcctccttcgcCTTAAAATCTTCCAGGCAGACGGCACAGGTCTGCTGCGGGAGGCGAGACAGAGGGTGAGGGTGGGTGCAAACACGTGGCACCCGGCGCGACACCCACGCATGGCCCCGCTCACAGCAGGAATGCCACGGCCATGAAATCCCACTGCTGTGGCACCTTTTCCCAAGTATTTCCAGCTGAGAGCTCAGCCCAGTTCCCAAAACGCCCCCAGGGAGGGGGTTTCCCTCCTGATTCCCAGCTGTGTGGTGCCCACATCCCCATCCTGGCCTCACACTGCCTGCCAGCCACCTCCAACCCCACGGAGCAGAGGGGACATGCCCCAGAGAATCTTCCCTGTCAGCCCCCACTCCATCCCAGCCCAGATGCGGTAGTGCTCACCCCGTGCACGTTCAGCCTCCGGGCATCGCCCTTCAGAAccacctgaggaaaaaaaggaagcagaggatTTAACACCAGGAGGAATTTTGCCAGGAGCCCCAAGGTCGGAGCCGGGCAGGTCAAGCTCAGGCGCAGCAGGCAGTGTGTCCCTCCACGCCGCTTTTGAATACCTCAGCCCAGCTGGGGACAAGCAGCATCGGTCCCCATTGTGTCCCCACCCGCCTGCGCCCACCTCCCGCTCAGCCCTGTGCAGAAAACAACCATCGACACAACCATCGACTTTACCTCCTTGTACCCGAACCGCTCGCTCTGAGCCTGGTGCCGCAGTTtgctggagagagggagaaaaacacaCCGTCAGTTTTACAGCACCCTCAAGGGTCACGTCTGAACAGTGTGGCCAGAATTATTCGGGAGGCACCTGGAAGCAGGGGGACACACCTTCCCGACCGGGATTTGGGGATAAACAGCTCTGAGTCCATGCACCATGCAGAGCCGTGCCGCAGGGCCGCGTGCTGCCTCCAGCGCCAGCAGGAATCGTCAGCGGGGAGCGATAAGAGCCGGCAGCCCCAATTGTCTGCCATAGGAAGTCATTCGCGGCACAGGAAACACTGTATTTCCAGCACTCGCCCgccggcagctcccagccctgctgtgaccTTGGCCGGGGCGAGGGCACCGGGGAAAACCCACCAAGGCAGAGAAACTCAGCAAGACACAGGGAGAAGGGGACCGCTCGCAGTGGGGCTTCTCCTCCAAGTGAGGCACCAAAACATGCTTCCACAGTCCCAAAATTGGCTGAGACACTCAGGGGACATCGTCCGAGACAGGGCATCGCTGGGGGAAGGACTGAGCCACCCGGGCCCTGCAGAAACACCAGCTGCTGCCTCGGCTTTGGGTTAAAAATAGCCCTCCCTGAACAGGGAGTGTAATGTAAAGACACATCCTCTCCCGTGCAGcactgctccttccctgcccgaCACAATGGGTCCCTCTGCATGGTCCCCTGAAAAACAAGAGCCCCTTCCTGCgtttcctgccctgctgtggccacaggGGACCGTGGGGACCACGATCACGCCTGGCTCGAGCATGGCAGGCGTCTGGCCCCACTCCTTGGGGTCAGATCCTTGTGGTGAGCAACTCCCGTGTTGTGGGACAAAATAAtggggtgctgggaagggctgggggtgcCTCAGGGACGCCAACCCACTGCcatggcccccccccccagctcacctgATGAAGTAGCAGCAGAAGATGAGGCTGAGCACGAAGACAAAGATGCCGGTGCCGAAAATGACCATGTAGATGTTCAGTGGCAGGTCCTGGAACGTGATGGGAGGCATCGTGCAGGGTTTACTGGTATGAATCAGCCCCAGACTGCAGGAGCACCCTttgggcagggggaagaaaaaactcAGCTTTTAGGATggaagaagtggggaaaaagaggTGAAGAAGACGTGCTGTGAAAACAGAGCGAGCCTGGGCTGACTCCATCCCCTCTGGAGTTTGCAAAGTGGGCAGAAACCAACGCCAAGCCATCACTGTCTTGTGGCCTGCAAGTTGGAGacctccccaggcagagcagcagcccccgAGAACAGACACCGCTGCCTTTCTATGGCCACGAAACCTTTCTCCAGCGGCACAAACCTACCCTAGGCAGAATCCAGGCGttggggagaaaaggaggccctGTGCTTTCATCTCCACAGAAATACATGGAGGCTGGAAGGGGATTTAGGAAAGGACAGAGCAAAAAAAGAGCATGAAAAACAAGAACAGTTGGTGTCTGTCATTGCTCCGCGGGAGCCAGAAATGGCAAGTGGCTGGTTTGTCCCCAGTGCTGGGAGAAGCGCCGGGGCTGAATGGTGCACATTCAGCACCACAGTGACCAAATCCCCTTTCTGAGCAAAAACATGGGTGCCGGCGCACACCAGCCGCACGCCTGGGCCACCACGTCCCACTGCAAGTCAGACATCCCAGGGGAAACGTGGAGGAGGGCGTCACACGCAGAGCCGGTGACAGCACGGCCACCCCAGGAGGGTCCCCAGCGAACCAAGGGCGAAAGGCAGGGAAACACCAGAACgactgcagctgcctctgctgggaCCTGATGCAAAGTCAGGCTCTGGCACTAAATAAGCACTGCCTTTCATGTCTTGAAATCATGCTGACCCCACAAGAGCTGGAGCTTTGATTTCTCATCAGATCTCGGCTCAGATGGGACTTTAAAGGGGAGCAGCCCCGGAGCCCCATCTGTGTTCCACGGAGcatctccccccgccccttccgcTCAGCACCCTCTGTTCCCGCGCTGCGCCATCTCATCAAAAAGCTCCTACAGAAACACTTCTGGGTTTAATTACAACCCACCAAAATCCTCCACAGGAAATTCTGCACAAGCGGCAAGATCCTGGATTTGGCCTGTCTGGTCTCCTTCCCACTGTGAtggggagagaaggcagcagcGTGTGCTCGAGAGGCGCCCAGGACCTCTGCAGAGCAAGGGGAGAGCCAGGCAAGGGGAGCCAGAGCAGGACGGGCAGCACCCCTGGGGTGAGATTCTGCCCTGGGACACTCAGTTCCCAGCTATTCCTGGCCTCACGACGGCGCTGGGGCCGTGAGCTGAGCCCATAGGCAGAGCCGGGGTGGCCACGCTTGCCCAGCCTGGCTGAATGCAGATCCCCAGGGAAACCACAGACCAGCTTCGGTCTAATAAAGCAGTTTCTAATAAAGCAGCATCTGCAACGCGCTGGATGCAGGAGGCCGAGCGAGTCTTGCCAACTAGGAAACGCAACGCTGCGGCGTCAGCGAGCTCAGATGAGGTTCCTCTTTAAACCGCGGCACAACCGTGGTGCAGCCAGCACAGGCACCCCTAGGCTGGGAGAGGGAGCACACGCTGATCTCCTGGGGTCCCATCGGTGCTCCTGGCAGGGCAGCCAGGCTCTTTGTCAGGTATCTGCTTTGCTGGGCGCTTTGAACTGACATACCCCATCAGTGCAATGGCCAAAGCCACCGTGGCCAGAGCGGCACCTGGCTCCAGGGACTGCAGtttgctgctgtgcagcagagcaggcaCCAGACAAGAGTCTGGACTGTAGGAAATGGAGTTTTCCTGCTACAGAGCCACTTGCCAATCTTTGCCTCCTGTAATTGCCAGAGACCAATCAGCCACCTCATCTGCAGAGCGAGAAAGGGAGGATTTGTGTCAGGTCCTGCTCTCCCACCCTTCTGCTCTCAAGACCACCAGGTGCAGGAAAAGACAATaggaaaggttattttttttttttttcccatttccctgcTGGAAATGATTGAGAAAtgctcaaaaaaaacaaaaagaaaaaagtctatcagctcttaaaaaaaacccactgagcAACTAAATGAGGAATGAGGTAATGCTGGTGCAGGCGGTGGTGGgacacaggctgcagagcagctgttgaTGGACGCAGGAAGCCTCATTCGAAGCTGGCCAAACAGAGCGCGGTGGGTTGTGGTAACAACAACGGGTCACAAGTCAGACAATAACGTGTATTCCAAACTGAGAGCTATTCCAAAAATCTGCTGAAAAGCACCAGCCGTTCCCCTCTGTGTCACGAGAGCCGTGGCGACAGAAACAGCCCAAACACGAGTTCCAGCCTCGTGAGAGGCGAGGGGAGAGGGGCccgaggggctgctgctgcccacagcgAGGGCTTGCTCTGCTCCAGCCACGGCTCACCACCAACCAGTGAAGGACAAACTGGTCCTGCTCCGTGTGCAGCTTCCAGGAGAGGCACCGGGCTGGGAAAGAGAGCCCCGGAGATGAGAAATCCGCTGACCCCAGGCTAACCTCCCCAGCGCATCCCTCTGCGCCCCTTTGAAAGGACTTCAAACGCCCTGAACATCACCCCCAGACCTCCCACCTCTGCACGGGGTTGTCCCTACGGTCCCCGCActctgcctggctgcagcccGTCCCATGAGGTAGAAATCATACTCCTCAACCCTGCAAGTTGCTCACTGAGTGCTGCTCCCTGTTAGAAGCCCAAATTCCCCCCAGGTGGCAACAGCTGAGTGTAAAAGCCACATGGGTACCGAGAGAGGGGGACTCGaaccagcagcaggaaaaaaacctgaggtGGAACAAGAGACACCGTAACTCGCAACCCGGCAccgaaggaaggagagaggagccaGTCTAACATGTCCCTGCCAGCCGCAACACAGCTGGCAAGGCTAATTTTAGACTCACCAGCTTAGCAAGGCTCATTCCTGTTAAATAGGCTTTCAATAATTCATGAGCTCCAGGCCGTGGTGCCGAAAAGCGAGCGTGGCTCCGGGGAAGTGCCCTTTCCCTGTCGGGGAGCAGCCATCGGCTCAGCTGAGATGAGAAGGTCCTGCCAGGACAAGCCCTGGAGCAGCGGGTCTCGGGGAGGCAACGCGAAGAGCGAGGTCCTTCCAACCCCgtcagccccttcccctcccgctcctccccACCAGAGCCCATCGCACGGCGGGTGCCTTGGCCGAGCGATGGTTTTCATTAGCGCAAAGCCCTTCGCCTGACAAAGTATTTTTAGTTCAAGGGGAACGGATCAAATCTGGTTTTCACCAACATGAAATGAGGACCTGATGGGCGCCAAACCCAAACTGAAATAACCCATTTCGCCAGCTTAAGTCTTACCAGTTTTGTACCTGAAACCGGAATCCCTGAAGGTAGCGTGGTATAACAATTATTGAgttgaaaaatgagaaaagagggGTCACTAGGCATCTGTGAAAGTACCTACAGACACGCACTGACTTTCTGGACCCTTCTCACTGCAAGAAGGATGTGCAGAAAGGTGGTTCATCTGGCCATCAAAgtgtttttttcatgcaaaaacatACAAAACTTCCCCTTTGTAAGCAGGGGTGCGGTTCAACCCTGCTGCAAACTGCTGTGAGGACGCGTGGTGCCTCCGGTTGTGTTGGCAAACAGGgtgaccccagccctgctccccccccaccaAACCCTACAACATGATTTAACCATCACGACCCCACTAAACAGCCTGGCCAACACCTCTGCAAACGCAGACCCTCGTGCTCCACTGCTGCTGCGTGGTTTGGCCCTCTGGGCACCACACTTTGCTGTATTTCGCAGTATTTCAAGTCAGGAGAGACACAAGTTTCTGGCCATACTGCGCAGGCACAGGGGTTTTGCTGAGCAGAGCTTCTCCCTCACCCCAGTTCTTGTTcaataaaacaaatggaaaactcaGCAGGTCATTAAATAAAACCATTCTTTCTACTCCCACACAAAAGCTGTGGGCTTCGCATCAGAAAATTGAATGCAGCTTCCATATAATTTTGGCTGTGATGCTGGAATAGGCTTCCTGCAAAAGTTGCCCCTAAGCCCAGTTCTCCACGGGGGATCACCAGCTCACCTCCAAATAAAGTTACCTGCCTTGTGCCCCGTGACTGCAAAGTGTCCCGAACCGCAGCTGAgtaacaggaggaaaaactgtgaTGCAAAAGAGGAGCTGAAATGCCAAGGCAGGACATTATACACCATCCGTTAAGGTACCCCGAATATACCTATTTAGGttgaaaatgtgatttctttACTGGGTCTCAGACTTATTTGCAGCAACAGCCCCAATTCTGCAAAGGCCCTTGGCAGCACAGTGATAAGCAATTTCGCTGGACTCCACCGATTTGAATATTTGCGAGCTCAGGGCTTAAAGCCAAAATGTACAGATCAGATGCCCACAGCTCGTCTCCTAAACCCACATCTTGGCCTTTGAACAAGGGTGGGCTCTGTTCGCGGTGTTCCCTGAAGCCCGTGCCTCGGGAAGCTGAGGAGAGCTGTGGCTGCTCAGAGCCTCTAAAAGCAAAGTCTCTCTTATTTAGGATGTTCCTTTAACACAACTAAGTTTGCGTTTTCTGCTGTGGAGCGTTTCCATGCTCCCCGTTTAATGGAAACCCATGCACTCACCACATGTCCACAGCAAACTGCCTGCAGGACCAGGGGCTTCTtatcccacccaccccccaagtCGCACAAGAACACACAAGGTATGTGTTACAGGACAGGAAGCCACTGGTTGCATTATATTTAGCTTCAAAGGCTGTAACCctttcataaattaaaataacCCAGCCTTTGTTGCTCAGGCAGGGCTTTGATGGTGGAATTCCCAGCGCAGCTTCTCAACTACTTAGTCATAAAAATAAACCACTTCTCATATAAACCAAAACCCCCTTCACATGTGCAAACTCAGTTCCACGTTCCTGAGAATTTCTTACAGCGAAACGTGAGAGCGAGGAGCCAGGGCCTTGTCTGGGGTcctttaaaaatcagtttattcCACTTCTGCGGACACATGAAAGAGGGGGGATCATTGCAAGCAGCCCGCGAAGCGAAAGCATGGCAAACTCATTTACTAATTGGCTTTATTCCTGGGAGCTGAGCAGGACTCGCTGCTCTGCAAGGAAAACTGCTTTCCCCGGCTCATCCCCGCCCCGCACAGCCCCgggggctcccgggaccccctccccgctccggcgACGAGCAGGGACCGGCAACCAGGCGGGATGTCCCCGAGCCCcacggagaggggctggggggcggcgggggcgggatgCCAGCTCCCCCCAAACTCCCGCCCCGCAGACGCCCCCCGGGAAGGAGGGAGCGGAGCGGCACCCCATCCCCgtcaccccccgccccgtcccgccgccccccccggacCCCGCTCTCACCGTTGCACCACTGGAAGGGGGGCATCCGGCAGCcgctccgcggggccggggccggggcggctcGGCCGGGCCatggccgggagcggggctgggcggccggcggcggagcggcccTGCCCGCAaaccccgccccggccccccccccgcagccgcccccggagccgcccccgcggcggccgcagCGCCGAGCACCCCGAAAGCGGggcggggagagcggggggcGCTCCGGGAACGGCTTCCTCGGGCCGGGGGCGTGAGAAACAGGCTGCGCCCGTGGGGAACGCTCCTACCGTGCAcgttttcatagaatcacggaacggtttgggttgggagggaccttaaagcccacccagtgccaccccctgccctgggcagggacgcctctcaccagcccaggttgctccaagccccggccaacctggccttgaacccctccagggatggggcagccacagcttctctgggcaacctgggccaggggctcacccccctcacagcaaacaatttcttccccagatctcatctcaatctcccctctgtcagtgtaaaacccttccccctcgtcccatggctcccctccctgctccagagtccctccccagctttcctggagcccctttagggactggaaggggctccaaggtctccccggagccttctcttctccaggctgaacccccccagctctctcagcctgtccccacagcagaggggctccagccctcccagcatctctggggcctcctctggccctgctccaacagctccgtgtccttctgctgttggtgccccagagctggaggcagcactgcaggggggtctcacagagcggagcagaggggcagaatccccccctcgccctgctgcccacactgctggggacgcagcccaggctccggggggggtttct
Protein-coding regions in this window:
- the RNF122 gene encoding RING finger protein 122, which translates into the protein MPPFQWCNGCSCSLGLIHTSKPCTMPPITFQDLPLNIYMVIFGTGIFVFVLSLIFCCYFISKLRHQAQSERFGYKEVVLKGDARRLNVHGQTCAVCLEDFKAKEELGVLPCQHAFHRKCLVKWLEVRCVCPMCNKPMAGPAPPRAGIGTLLDELV